A single window of Mycobacterium sp. ITM-2016-00318 DNA harbors:
- a CDS encoding alpha-1,4-glucan--maltose-1-phosphate maltosyltransferase: MAGRIGIDDVAPVVSAGRYPAKAVVGEVVPVRATVWREGHDVVAATLVVRYHGTTYPQLNGGPVQEPPAKPVPIEAVVKPGARIKPQAIPMATRRTPDVFHGVFCPDRVGLWTFRVDGWGDPIATWRHAITAKLDAGQSETELSNDLIVGARLLERAATGLTRARRDPLIEAAEILRKPGDPFTRAGAALSDEVTELLAQYPLRDQITRGDQYGVWVDRPEARFSAWYELFPRSTGGWDKKGTPVHGTFATAAKALPRIAKMGFDVVYLPPIHPIGKVHRKGRNNSVTAAPKDVGSPWAIGSEEGGHDSVHPQLGTIDDFDDFVTAARDQGLEVALDLALQAAPDHPWAKEHPEWFTVLPDGTIAYAENPPKKYQDIYPINFDNDPAGIYHEVLRVVRQWISHGVKIFRVDNPHTKPPNFWAWLIGQVKAADPDVLFLSEAFTRPARLYGLAKLGFTQSYSYFTWRTAKWELIEFGEQIVEHADYARPNLFVNTPDILHESLQHGGPGMFAIRAVLASTFSPAWGVYSGYELFEHRAVREGSEEYLDSEKYELRPRDFEAALARGESLEPFLSRLNEIRRLHPALRELRTLKFHHVDNDALLAYSKFDPVTGDCVLVVVTLNPFGAEEATAWLDMSALGMEPYDRFWVRDEIGGDEYQWGQSNYVRLDPGRAVAHVFNMPRIPPEQRQNLLRRE; encoded by the coding sequence GTGGCCGGTCGTATCGGGATCGATGACGTCGCACCCGTGGTGTCCGCAGGGCGGTACCCCGCCAAGGCTGTCGTGGGCGAAGTGGTGCCCGTACGGGCCACGGTGTGGCGCGAGGGCCACGACGTCGTCGCGGCGACCCTGGTGGTGCGTTATCACGGGACGACCTATCCGCAGCTGAACGGGGGGCCGGTGCAGGAACCGCCCGCAAAGCCTGTGCCGATCGAGGCTGTGGTCAAGCCGGGCGCACGGATCAAACCGCAGGCCATCCCGATGGCCACCAGGCGAACACCGGATGTGTTCCACGGCGTGTTCTGCCCCGACAGAGTCGGTCTGTGGACGTTCCGGGTCGACGGGTGGGGCGATCCGATCGCGACGTGGCGGCATGCCATCACCGCCAAACTCGACGCCGGTCAGAGCGAAACCGAGCTGTCGAACGACTTGATCGTCGGTGCGCGACTCCTCGAGAGAGCGGCCACCGGATTAACCCGAGCGCGTCGTGACCCGCTCATCGAGGCCGCCGAGATCCTCCGCAAGCCGGGTGATCCGTTCACCCGGGCAGGTGCCGCGCTGTCCGACGAGGTCACAGAACTGCTCGCGCAGTATCCGCTGCGCGACCAGATCACCCGAGGAGATCAGTACGGCGTCTGGGTGGATCGGCCCGAGGCACGCTTCAGCGCCTGGTACGAGTTGTTCCCCCGATCGACGGGCGGTTGGGACAAGAAGGGCACACCGGTTCACGGCACGTTCGCCACCGCGGCGAAAGCGCTGCCGCGCATCGCGAAGATGGGCTTCGACGTCGTGTATCTGCCGCCGATCCACCCGATCGGCAAGGTGCACCGCAAGGGTCGCAACAACTCGGTCACCGCCGCACCGAAGGACGTCGGTTCACCGTGGGCGATCGGTAGCGAGGAGGGCGGCCACGACTCCGTGCATCCCCAGCTGGGCACGATTGACGACTTCGACGACTTCGTCACCGCGGCGCGCGACCAGGGTCTGGAGGTGGCACTCGACCTGGCACTGCAGGCCGCGCCCGACCATCCGTGGGCCAAGGAGCATCCCGAATGGTTCACAGTGCTGCCCGACGGCACCATCGCCTATGCGGAGAACCCGCCTAAGAAGTATCAGGACATCTACCCCATCAATTTCGACAACGACCCGGCGGGCATCTACCACGAGGTGCTACGGGTGGTGCGGCAATGGATCAGCCACGGAGTCAAGATCTTCCGCGTCGACAATCCGCACACCAAGCCACCGAACTTCTGGGCCTGGCTGATCGGACAGGTCAAGGCGGCCGACCCTGACGTGTTGTTCCTCTCCGAGGCGTTCACCCGGCCCGCCCGCCTGTACGGCCTGGCGAAACTCGGATTCACCCAGTCCTACAGCTACTTCACCTGGCGCACCGCCAAGTGGGAGCTGATCGAGTTCGGGGAACAGATCGTCGAGCACGCCGACTACGCCCGCCCCAACCTCTTCGTCAACACTCCGGACATCCTTCACGAGAGCCTGCAGCACGGGGGCCCGGGGATGTTCGCCATCCGTGCGGTGCTCGCGTCGACCTTCAGCCCGGCGTGGGGGGTGTATTCCGGATACGAACTGTTCGAGCACCGGGCGGTGCGCGAGGGCAGTGAGGAGTACCTGGACTCGGAGAAGTACGAGTTGCGGCCGCGCGACTTCGAGGCCGCCCTGGCCAGGGGCGAGTCTCTGGAACCTTTCCTGAGTCGGCTCAACGAGATTCGCCGGTTGCATCCCGCACTGCGTGAACTCCGCACGCTGAAGTTCCACCACGTCGACAACGACGCGCTGCTGGCCTACAGCAAGTTCGACCCGGTTACCGGAGATTGTGTGCTTGTCGTGGTGACGCTCAATCCGTTCGGCGCCGAAGAGGCGACGGCGTGGCTGGACATGAGCGCGTTGGGGATGGAGCCTTACGACCGCTTCTGGGTGCGCGACGAAATCGGCGGTGACGAATATCAGTGGGGACAGTCGAACTACGTTCGGCTCGATCCGGGCAGGGCGGTCGCCCACGTCTTCAACATGCCGCGGATCCCACCTGAACAACGACAGAACCTGCTGCGCAGGGAATGA
- the glgB gene encoding 1,4-alpha-glucan branching protein GlgB, whose product MTRTNEITSPHLRPDQSDLNRLFTGQHHNPHSILGAHEYGDHTVIRAYRPHAVEVAALVGAKRYVFEHIESGLFGVALPFTDLVDYRLQIGYDGDGGSPYTVADAYRFLPTLGELDLHLFSEGRHERLWDILGAHPRSYRTSDGVVEGVSFAVWAPNAKGVSLTGDFNHWDGDEAPLRVLGSTGVWELFWPGFAVGGNYKFRVHGADGSVTERADPMAFATEVPPQTASRVTKSDYSWSDTEWMTRRAQQNPVFEPMSTYEVHLMSWRPGLSYRDLAEQLTEYVVSQGFTHVELMPVAEHPFGGSWGYQVTSYYAPTSRLGTPDEFRHVVDTLHQAGIGVIMDWVPAHFPKDAWALGRFDGTPLYEHSDPRRGEQLDWGTYVFDFGRQEVRNFLVANALYWLQEFHIDGLRVDAVASMLYLDYSRPADGWTPNIYGGRENLEAVQFLQEMNATVHKVEPGIVTIAEESTSWPGVTRPTNLGGLGFSMKWNMGWMNDTLEFIKRDPIHRTYHHGEITFSMLYAYSENYVLPISHDEVVHGKGTLWGRMPGNDHTKAAGVRNLMAYQWAHPGKQLLFMGQEFGQRAEWSEERGLDWYQLDENSFSGGIQRMMRDINEIYRTRRALWSLDTRPEGYSWIDANDSANNVLSFLRFGDDGTAMACVFNFSGAEHSSYRLGLPHAGTWREVLNTDADIYNGSGIGNYGAVEATDDPWHGRPASALMVLPPLAALWFEPERD is encoded by the coding sequence ATGACTCGCACGAACGAAATCACGAGCCCGCATCTGCGGCCAGATCAGAGCGATCTGAATCGGCTGTTCACGGGACAACATCACAACCCGCATTCGATACTGGGCGCCCACGAGTACGGCGACCACACCGTGATCCGCGCGTATCGGCCGCACGCAGTGGAGGTGGCTGCACTCGTCGGTGCCAAGCGATATGTCTTCGAGCACATAGAATCCGGGCTTTTCGGGGTCGCGCTGCCATTCACCGACCTCGTCGACTACCGGTTGCAGATCGGCTATGACGGCGATGGCGGGTCGCCGTACACCGTCGCCGACGCCTATAGATTCCTGCCCACGCTCGGGGAATTGGACCTCCATCTGTTCTCCGAGGGCCGCCACGAGAGACTCTGGGACATTCTCGGCGCCCATCCGCGCAGCTACCGCACCTCCGACGGGGTGGTCGAGGGCGTGTCTTTCGCCGTGTGGGCGCCGAATGCCAAGGGCGTCAGCCTGACCGGCGACTTCAACCACTGGGACGGCGACGAGGCACCCTTGCGTGTGCTCGGGTCCACCGGTGTGTGGGAGCTGTTCTGGCCCGGGTTCGCGGTCGGCGGTAACTACAAGTTCCGCGTACACGGCGCCGACGGGTCGGTGACCGAACGCGCCGATCCGATGGCTTTCGCCACCGAGGTGCCACCGCAGACGGCGTCACGGGTGACCAAGAGCGACTACTCCTGGTCAGACACCGAATGGATGACTCGTCGCGCGCAACAGAACCCGGTGTTCGAGCCGATGAGCACCTACGAGGTGCACCTGATGTCGTGGCGGCCGGGCCTGTCGTACCGCGATCTCGCCGAGCAGCTGACAGAATACGTTGTGTCGCAAGGTTTCACGCATGTCGAGCTGATGCCAGTTGCAGAGCACCCGTTCGGCGGCTCGTGGGGCTACCAAGTGACGTCCTACTACGCGCCAACCTCGCGGCTCGGCACCCCCGATGAATTCCGCCACGTCGTCGACACACTGCACCAGGCGGGCATCGGCGTGATCATGGACTGGGTGCCTGCCCACTTCCCCAAGGACGCCTGGGCGCTAGGCCGGTTCGACGGCACGCCGCTGTATGAGCACTCCGACCCGCGCCGTGGTGAGCAGCTGGACTGGGGCACCTACGTTTTCGACTTCGGCCGCCAGGAGGTGCGCAACTTTTTGGTAGCCAACGCCTTGTACTGGCTGCAGGAGTTCCACATCGACGGACTACGTGTCGACGCCGTGGCGTCGATGTTGTACCTCGACTACTCGCGACCGGCGGACGGCTGGACCCCCAACATCTACGGCGGACGGGAGAACTTGGAGGCGGTGCAATTCCTGCAGGAGATGAACGCCACCGTGCACAAGGTCGAACCGGGAATCGTCACCATCGCCGAGGAATCGACCTCGTGGCCCGGCGTCACGCGGCCGACAAACCTCGGCGGACTCGGCTTCTCGATGAAATGGAACATGGGCTGGATGAACGACACGTTGGAGTTCATCAAGCGCGATCCCATTCACCGCACTTACCACCACGGCGAGATCACGTTCTCGATGCTCTATGCCTACAGCGAGAACTATGTGCTTCCGATCAGCCATGACGAAGTGGTGCACGGAAAGGGCACCTTGTGGGGCAGGATGCCGGGTAACGATCACACCAAGGCGGCCGGCGTACGCAACCTGATGGCCTACCAGTGGGCCCACCCGGGTAAGCAGTTGCTGTTCATGGGCCAGGAGTTCGGCCAGCGCGCGGAGTGGTCAGAGGAGCGCGGGCTCGACTGGTACCAGTTGGACGAGAACAGCTTCTCCGGCGGGATTCAGCGCATGATGCGCGATATCAACGAGATCTACCGGACGAGGCGGGCGCTGTGGTCGCTGGACACCCGCCCCGAAGGCTATTCGTGGATCGACGCGAACGACTCGGCCAACAACGTGCTCAGCTTCCTGCGCTTCGGCGACGACGGCACCGCCATGGCCTGCGTCTTCAACTTCTCCGGTGCCGAACACAGCTCGTATCGACTCGGGCTCCCGCATGCGGGCACCTGGCGCGAAGTGCTCAACACCGACGCGGATATCTACAACGGTTCGGGCATCGGTAATTACGGAGCAGTCGAGGCGACCGACGACCCGTGGCACGGGCGCCCCGCGTCGGCCTTGATGGTGCTGCCGCCGCTGGCCGCCCTGTGGTTCGAGCCCGAGCGGGACTGA
- a CDS encoding tetratricopeptide repeat protein, which produces MTRPRPSAGPGPSIAGAVDLSALKQRPTPSGESRQGSAPPPGVEVTEANFEAEVLQKSNQVPVVVLLWSPRSDASVQLGDTLGSLAAEDGGKWSLATVNVDSTPRVAQIFGVQAVPTVVALAAGQPLSSFQGPQPPDQLRGWLDSLLNATAGKLSGGAEAGDEPERVDPELAQARSHLDGGDFDAALSAYQKILDADPAHEEARGAVRQIAFLTRASAQSPQAIATADAAPDDIEAAFAAADVEVLQQNIGAAFDRLIRLVGRTAGDERTSVRTRLIELFDLFDPADPEVIAGRRKLANALY; this is translated from the coding sequence GTGACACGTCCCCGTCCTTCCGCCGGTCCAGGGCCCTCGATCGCCGGCGCGGTCGACCTCTCCGCTCTCAAACAGCGTCCGACGCCGTCGGGTGAGTCCAGACAGGGTTCTGCCCCGCCTCCCGGTGTGGAAGTGACCGAGGCGAATTTCGAAGCCGAGGTATTGCAGAAGTCCAACCAGGTGCCGGTAGTGGTGCTGCTGTGGTCGCCGCGCAGCGACGCGAGCGTGCAGTTGGGCGACACTCTCGGGAGCCTCGCTGCCGAGGACGGCGGCAAGTGGTCACTGGCCACCGTGAACGTCGATTCCACCCCGCGGGTCGCGCAGATATTCGGGGTGCAAGCGGTGCCGACCGTGGTGGCGCTTGCTGCTGGGCAGCCCCTGTCGAGCTTCCAGGGGCCGCAACCGCCGGATCAACTGCGCGGGTGGCTCGACTCGCTGTTGAACGCCACCGCCGGAAAGCTCAGCGGCGGGGCAGAGGCCGGCGACGAGCCGGAACGGGTCGACCCCGAATTAGCCCAGGCGCGTTCGCATTTGGACGGCGGTGACTTCGACGCCGCGCTGAGCGCATACCAGAAGATCCTCGACGCCGACCCCGCGCACGAAGAGGCAAGAGGCGCAGTGCGCCAGATCGCTTTCCTGACCCGCGCATCCGCACAGTCACCGCAGGCCATCGCGACGGCTGACGCCGCGCCCGACGACATCGAAGCCGCGTTCGCGGCAGCCGATGTCGAGGTGCTTCAACAGAACATCGGGGCGGCGTTCGACCGCCTGATACGCCTCGTTGGGCGCACCGCAGGCGACGAACGCACGTCGGTGCGGACGCGGCTCATCGAATTGTTCGACCTCTTCGACCCAGCCGATCCTGAGGTGATCGCGGGTCGGCGCAAGCTCGCCAACGCGCTGTACTGA
- a CDS encoding DUF3817 domain-containing protein encodes MAPMTSAFDLRTRAGWFRVVALAEAVSWVGLLVGMYFKYLGTPRTEIGVKVFGMAHGLIFIAFVAAGLLVGIGARWTIGTWLLALLASVVPMCSVIFLIWADRSGRMGAETMPVEVAEPARSISETT; translated from the coding sequence ATGGCGCCTATGACAAGCGCCTTCGATCTCCGCACGCGTGCCGGCTGGTTTCGCGTTGTCGCCCTGGCCGAGGCCGTGAGCTGGGTGGGCCTGCTGGTCGGGATGTACTTCAAGTATCTGGGCACGCCCCGCACCGAAATCGGAGTGAAGGTCTTCGGGATGGCCCACGGGCTGATCTTCATCGCCTTCGTGGCCGCGGGACTGCTCGTGGGAATCGGCGCTCGATGGACGATCGGCACGTGGTTGCTGGCGTTGCTGGCGAGCGTTGTCCCCATGTGCAGTGTGATCTTCCTCATATGGGCAGATCGCAGCGGCCGAATGGGCGCCGAGACGATGCCCGTCGAGGTCGCCGAACCAGCCCGATCGATATCGGAAACGACGTGA
- a CDS encoding acetyl-CoA C-acetyltransferase, producing the protein MTTSVIVAGARTPVGKLMGSLKDFSGSDLGAIAIRGALEKAKVPASAVEYVIMGQVLTAGAGQMPARQAAVAAGIGWDVPALTINKMCLSGIDAIALADQLIRAGEFDVVVAGGQESMTQAPHLLMNSRSGYKYGDVTVLDHMAYDGLHDVFTDQPMGALTEQRNDEDKFSRVEQDEFAAGSHQKAAAAWKDGVYADEVVPVKIPQRKGDPLEFTEDEGIRANTTADSLAGLKPAFRKDGTITAGSASQISDGAAAVVVMNKAKAEELGLEWLVEIGAHGVVAGPDSTLQSQPANAIKKAVAREGITVDELDVIEINEAFSAVALASTKELGIDPDKVNVNGGAIAIGHPIGMSGARIALHVALELARRGSGYGVAALCGAGGQGDALILRAR; encoded by the coding sequence ATGACGACGTCGGTGATCGTTGCTGGAGCCCGCACCCCCGTTGGCAAACTGATGGGTTCGCTGAAGGACTTCTCCGGCAGTGACCTCGGGGCCATCGCGATCAGGGGAGCCCTCGAGAAGGCCAAGGTCCCGGCGTCGGCCGTCGAATACGTGATCATGGGTCAGGTTCTCACCGCAGGCGCAGGGCAAATGCCCGCTAGGCAGGCCGCGGTGGCGGCGGGCATCGGCTGGGACGTACCCGCCCTGACGATCAACAAGATGTGCCTGTCCGGGATCGACGCCATCGCACTGGCCGATCAGCTGATCCGTGCCGGCGAGTTCGACGTTGTGGTAGCCGGTGGCCAGGAGTCGATGACCCAGGCGCCGCATCTGCTGATGAACAGCCGGTCGGGTTACAAGTACGGCGACGTGACGGTGCTCGACCACATGGCCTACGACGGCCTGCACGACGTGTTCACCGACCAGCCGATGGGTGCACTGACCGAGCAGCGCAACGACGAGGACAAGTTCTCCCGCGTCGAGCAGGACGAGTTCGCCGCCGGTTCGCACCAAAAGGCCGCCGCGGCATGGAAAGACGGCGTGTACGCCGACGAGGTCGTGCCGGTGAAGATTCCACAGCGCAAGGGCGACCCGCTGGAGTTCACCGAGGACGAGGGGATCCGCGCCAACACCACCGCTGACTCGCTCGCCGGGCTGAAACCCGCCTTCCGCAAGGACGGCACCATCACCGCGGGCTCGGCATCGCAGATCTCCGACGGCGCCGCTGCCGTCGTCGTGATGAACAAGGCCAAGGCCGAAGAGCTCGGCCTGGAGTGGCTGGTGGAGATCGGCGCCCACGGCGTGGTCGCGGGCCCTGACTCCACCCTGCAGAGCCAGCCGGCCAACGCCATCAAGAAAGCCGTTGCCCGCGAGGGCATCACCGTCGACGAGCTCGACGTCATCGAGATCAACGAGGCGTTCTCCGCGGTCGCGCTGGCATCGACGAAGGAGCTCGGCATCGACCCCGACAAGGTGAACGTCAACGGCGGCGCGATCGCCATCGGTCACCCGATCGGGATGTCGGGTGCCCGTATCGCCCTGCACGTCGCCCTCGAGCTGGCACGACGGGGCTCCGGCTACGGGGTGGCGGCGCTCTGCGGCGCGGGCGGCCAGGGTGACGCGCTGATCCTTCGGGCGCGATGA
- the mce gene encoding methylmalonyl-CoA epimerase encodes MSTEHVDARPALASALVTAIDHVGMAVPDLDAAIKWYHDHLGMIVLHEEINEEQGVREAMLSVRGAPVGSAQIQLMSPLDETSTIAKFIDKRGPGLQQLAYRVSDIDALTERLREQGVRLLYDEPRRGTADSRINFVHPKDAGGVLIELVQPA; translated from the coding sequence ATGAGCACCGAACACGTAGACGCACGTCCCGCGCTCGCGAGCGCGCTCGTGACGGCGATCGATCACGTGGGGATGGCAGTGCCCGACCTCGACGCCGCCATCAAGTGGTACCACGACCACCTCGGCATGATCGTGCTGCACGAGGAGATCAACGAAGAGCAGGGTGTCCGCGAGGCCATGCTGTCGGTGCGTGGCGCGCCCGTCGGCAGCGCCCAGATCCAGTTGATGTCGCCCCTCGACGAGACCTCGACGATCGCCAAGTTCATCGACAAGCGCGGCCCGGGCCTGCAGCAGCTGGCCTACCGGGTCAGCGACATCGACGCGCTGACCGAGCGGTTGCGCGAACAGGGTGTGCGGCTGCTCTACGACGAGCCACGCCGCGGCACCGCGGATTCGCGGATCAACTTCGTCCATCCCAAGGATGCGGGCGGCGTGCTCATCGAGCTGGTTCAGCCCGCCTAG
- the nucS gene encoding endonuclease NucS yields MRLVIAQCTVDYVGRLTAHLPSARRLLLIKADGSVSVHADDRAYKPLNWMSPPCWLAEDNNRPTPIWVVENKAGEQLRITVEQIEHDSTHELGVDPGLVKDGVEAHLQALLAEHVELLGAGYTLVRREYMTPIGPVDLLCRDENGATVAVEIKRRGEIDGVEQLTRYLELLNRDTLIAPVTGVFAAQQIKPQAKTLATDRGIRCLTLDYDRMRGMDSDEFRLF; encoded by the coding sequence GTGCGTCTCGTCATTGCCCAGTGCACCGTCGACTACGTCGGTCGGCTGACCGCCCACCTGCCATCCGCCCGCCGCCTGCTTCTGATCAAGGCGGACGGATCGGTCAGCGTGCATGCCGACGACCGTGCCTACAAGCCGTTGAACTGGATGAGTCCGCCCTGCTGGCTCGCTGAGGACAACAACCGGCCGACGCCGATCTGGGTGGTCGAGAACAAGGCAGGCGAGCAGCTGCGCATCACCGTCGAGCAGATCGAGCACGACTCCACCCACGAGCTGGGCGTGGACCCGGGGCTGGTCAAGGACGGCGTCGAGGCACATCTGCAGGCACTGCTGGCCGAACACGTCGAACTGCTCGGCGCCGGCTACACCCTGGTGCGTCGCGAGTACATGACGCCCATCGGACCCGTCGATCTGCTGTGCCGTGACGAGAACGGTGCGACGGTTGCGGTCGAGATCAAGCGGCGCGGGGAGATCGACGGCGTCGAACAGCTCACCCGCTACCTCGAGCTATTGAACCGCGACACCCTCATCGCACCGGTCACGGGAGTCTTTGCGGCTCAACAGATCAAGCCTCAGGCCAAGACGCTGGCCACCGACCGCGGCATCCGGTGTCTCACATTGGACTACGACCGGATGCGCGGTATGGACAGCGACGAGTTCCGGCTCTTCTGA
- a CDS encoding adenylate/guanylate cyclase domain-containing protein, with protein MNSKKGVAHKLGRVLETVTRQSGRLSTTPDYGSWLLGRETESQLRRRVRIQVILTFFILFTNMMGIVVATMLVAFAFPVPSVFSDVPAWLTFGVAPAYIVLALGLGTFWVTRRIVNSLRWSIEERKPNRTDHRNTFVAPWRVARMVLVLWGIGTALLTVLYGLHDADFIPRFLFAISFPGVLVATGCYMITEFALRPVAAQALEAGPPPHRLLDGIMGRTMLVWLSGSGVPVLGIAVTAIFALSLENLTETQFAYAVLGIAAATLFFGAILMWLLSWLTATPVRAVRSALKHVENGDLNCSLVVFDGTELGELQRGFNSMVEGLKERERVRDLFGRHVGREVAAAAEQQQVKLGGEERHVAMIFVDIIGSTQLVTGRPATEVVDLLNRFFAVIVEEVDRHNGFVNKFEGDAALAVFGAPIRLDNPESEALAAARAIARRISEEVPECEAGIGVASGEAVAGNLGAKERFEYTVIGEPVNEAARLCELAKDAPGRLLASSDAVETATEEERAQWTLGDTVTLRGHDDPTRLALPV; from the coding sequence ATGAACTCGAAAAAGGGTGTCGCGCACAAGCTGGGCCGGGTCCTGGAAACAGTGACTCGGCAGAGCGGTCGGCTGTCCACGACGCCCGATTACGGCTCCTGGTTGCTGGGCCGGGAGACCGAGAGTCAGCTGCGCCGAAGGGTGCGGATTCAGGTCATCCTGACGTTCTTCATCCTGTTCACGAACATGATGGGCATCGTCGTCGCGACGATGCTGGTGGCGTTTGCCTTTCCCGTGCCGAGCGTCTTCTCCGACGTCCCGGCATGGCTGACGTTCGGGGTCGCTCCTGCCTACATAGTGCTGGCGTTGGGGCTGGGCACCTTCTGGGTCACCCGGCGAATCGTGAACTCGCTGCGGTGGTCAATCGAGGAACGAAAACCGAACCGCACCGATCACCGCAACACTTTCGTGGCGCCGTGGCGGGTGGCCAGGATGGTCCTCGTGCTGTGGGGTATCGGCACGGCGCTGCTGACTGTCCTGTATGGCCTGCACGACGCGGACTTCATCCCACGCTTCCTGTTTGCGATCAGCTTCCCCGGTGTGTTGGTGGCCACCGGCTGCTACATGATCACCGAGTTCGCGCTTCGCCCAGTCGCCGCCCAGGCACTGGAAGCCGGCCCCCCACCTCACCGGCTCCTCGACGGAATCATGGGACGGACGATGCTCGTGTGGCTTTCGGGTTCCGGCGTGCCAGTGCTCGGCATCGCGGTGACCGCAATCTTCGCTTTGTCGCTGGAGAACCTCACGGAAACCCAATTCGCTTACGCCGTCCTGGGCATCGCTGCCGCGACTCTCTTCTTCGGCGCCATTCTGATGTGGCTGTTGTCATGGCTTACCGCCACCCCCGTACGCGCCGTACGCTCTGCGCTCAAGCACGTCGAGAACGGTGATTTGAATTGCAGCCTCGTGGTATTCGACGGCACCGAGTTGGGCGAGCTGCAGCGCGGATTCAACTCGATGGTCGAGGGGCTGAAGGAGCGTGAACGCGTCCGCGATCTGTTCGGCAGGCACGTCGGACGCGAAGTCGCCGCGGCAGCCGAACAACAACAAGTCAAGTTGGGCGGCGAGGAACGCCATGTCGCGATGATCTTCGTCGATATCATCGGCTCTACCCAGCTGGTCACCGGTCGGCCGGCGACTGAAGTCGTCGACCTGTTGAATCGCTTCTTCGCGGTGATCGTCGAGGAGGTCGACCGCCACAACGGATTCGTCAACAAATTCGAGGGTGATGCGGCACTGGCGGTATTCGGAGCGCCGATCCGTCTCGACAATCCGGAGTCCGAGGCGCTGGCCGCGGCCCGCGCCATCGCTCGGCGCATCAGCGAGGAGGTGCCGGAGTGCGAGGCGGGCATCGGAGTCGCCTCCGGCGAGGCGGTGGCAGGAAACCTCGGCGCAAAGGAACGCTTCGAATACACGGTCATAGGCGAACCGGTGAACGAGGCCGCTCGCCTCTGCGAGCTGGCCAAGGACGCGCCGGGCCGCCTGCTCGCGTCCTCCGATGCGGTGGAAACCGCTACCGAGGAGGAGCGCGCGCAATGGACGCTCGGCGACACTGTCACGCTTCGAGGTCACGACGACCCGACGAGGCTCGCGCTGCCGGTGTGA
- a CDS encoding phosphotransferase, which produces MTGEQLADRTRGATTAAVAAAEELGLRVQRAAVLHDVFSVVVHLAPQPVVARIPVVLTAGTAPNEQWARQQRELDVVAWLDEQGVPVVPPSPLVPRVPVRRDGFPMTFWKLADVADDHEPCHGVDIAWSAELHARLAGYPGPLPFLAPFNHGLPEMLAALEDVDLLPPAEIDRAHAEYDTLRSVLSDRAGFQAAFPGIGVQAVQGDSPSHNVIRTKSGIRFSDFEDVTIGPVEWDLTLMGPDATADYNIAARERGLRETDPHVHGWWTAPAVFSSSPVSPSYRSCRCSPRVCKSRWPTGAPSRWCCDVSRRGHLTTR; this is translated from the coding sequence ATGACCGGCGAGCAATTGGCCGACCGCACCAGGGGTGCCACCACGGCGGCTGTCGCCGCGGCGGAAGAGTTGGGCCTGCGGGTTCAGCGCGCAGCGGTCCTGCATGACGTGTTCTCCGTCGTGGTCCACCTTGCGCCGCAACCGGTGGTCGCACGCATCCCCGTAGTCCTGACCGCCGGGACGGCACCGAATGAGCAGTGGGCTCGCCAACAGCGCGAACTCGACGTCGTAGCGTGGCTCGACGAGCAGGGCGTGCCGGTGGTGCCGCCGTCGCCTCTCGTACCGCGTGTGCCGGTCCGGCGCGACGGGTTCCCGATGACGTTCTGGAAACTCGCCGACGTCGCCGACGACCACGAGCCCTGCCACGGCGTCGACATAGCGTGGAGCGCCGAGCTGCATGCGCGGCTCGCGGGATATCCGGGACCCCTGCCGTTTTTGGCACCGTTCAACCACGGTCTTCCCGAGATGCTAGCCGCGCTCGAAGATGTCGACCTCCTGCCCCCCGCGGAGATCGACAGGGCGCATGCCGAGTACGACACGCTGCGGTCCGTCTTGTCCGACCGGGCGGGGTTCCAGGCGGCGTTCCCGGGCATCGGCGTGCAAGCCGTCCAAGGAGATAGCCCGTCACACAATGTAATTCGGACCAAGAGCGGTATCCGGTTCTCCGATTTCGAGGATGTGACAATAGGTCCGGTCGAATGGGATCTCACGTTGATGGGACCGGATGCGACCGCGGATTACAACATCGCGGCCAGGGAACGCGGGCTGCGAGAGACCGACCCACACGTCCACGGGTGGTGGACGGCGCCCGCCGTCTTCAGTTCGTCGCCTGTCTCTCCCTCATACCGCAGCTGCCGCTGCTCGCCAAGGGTCTGCAAGAGCCGTTGGCCGACTGGCGCGCCGTCCCGCTGGTGCTGTGACGTCAGCCGACGGGGTCATCTGACGACGCGGTAG